Proteins found in one Etheostoma spectabile isolate EspeVRDwgs_2016 chromosome 14, UIUC_Espe_1.0, whole genome shotgun sequence genomic segment:
- the sp4 gene encoding transcription factor Sp4 isoform X2, giving the protein MAKENTNQPVAVTVATTLANDSATGGRKVKSVGGANSVAASQQQQQFQIIQVQNLPNAGGGVQYQVIPHLQTSDGQQIHISPAQTASIGALQEQVQFIQTQSPGHTQAILQPANQQAILTSTANQTVPLQIRPAQSFPLQLQTLQGSQTPVMTTVPINLGGMTLALPVINNVGGGGAVQLIQSADGTFSVANGNQLVTTAVSGTAPATASTGSTVVAEGDSVSDVTQVVSAGSEGGPADTQVPSSEADSQSQNQANGLQNQTDTAGIQQVIVGQVGHQFVQQIQLQPQSQGQAQGQQQPQHIQTLQLAPGQTLQPIQAFQNPAQVLIRTPTLSPSGQITWQTLQLPGGVSLQGGLGTAVPQQLTLAPVASGTTVGSGGLVSLSGAPLTLSAAQINPGSGVQTVSIAGLGSAGVQLQGVPLTITGLQGQPQGQDGVKVQSSPMTVTVGSVASGTSMSPDQLGSVQSSSDHEGPPSKRLRRVACSCPNCRDGEARNSGDPTKKKQHICHMEGCGKVYGKTSHLRAHLRWHTGERPFVCNWIFCGKRFTRSDELQRHRRTHTGEKRFECPECSKRFMRSDHLSKHIKTHQNKKVGAAVAIITTDDVEEDAPEGLDAATQIVAVATLSRDSDPATPTTSNHLEEEEEEVEEFQ; this is encoded by the exons ATGGCCAAAGAGAACACCAATCAGCCTGTTGCTGTGACGGTGGCCACCACCTTGGCTAATGACAGCGCTACGGGCGGACGCAAG GTAAAGTCAGTAGGTGGGGCAAACAGTGTGGCAGCCAgtcagcaacagcagcagttcCAGATCATCCAGGTTCAGAACCTGCCAAATGCTGGAGGCGGGGTCCAGTATCAGGTCATCCCTCACCTGCAGACTTCAGATGGGCAGCAGATCCATATCAGCCCAGCTCAGACAGCCTCCATTGGGGCTCTACAAGAGCAGGTCCAGTTCATCCAGACCCAGAGTCCAGGCCATACCCAGGCTATCCTCCAGCCAGCCAACCAGCAAGCCATCCTGACAAGTACAGCCAATCAGACGGTCCCGCTACAGATCCGGCCTGCACAGTCTTTCCCACTACAGCTGCAGACTCTGCAGGGCTCCCAGACTCCTGTTATGACCACAGTACCTATAAACCTTGGTGGCATGACCCTGGCTTTGCCTGTGATAAATAATGTTGGAGGGGGCGGGGCTGTGCAGCTTATCCAATCAGCAGATGGCACATTCTCTGTTGCCAATGGCAACCAGCTGGTGACAACAGCAGTGTCTGGGACCGCTCCTGCGACAGCATCAACTGGCTCGACGGTAGTAGCTGAAGGTGACAGCGTGTCTGATGTGACACAAGTGGTTTCTGCTGGATCAGAGGGTGGACCAGCTGACACCCAAGTGCCGAGCAGTGAGGCAGACTCTCAAAGCCAGAACCAGGCCAACGGGCTGCAGAACCAGACAGATACAGCGGGAATTCAGCAGGTGATTGTGGGCCAGGTGGGGCACCAATTTGTGCAGCAGATCCAGCTGCAGCCTCAGAGTCAGGGTCAGGCACAGGGGCAACAGCAACCTCAGCACATTCAGACCCTCCAGCTGGCCCCAGGACAAACCCTGCAGCCCATCCAGGCCTTCCAGAACCCAGCCCAGGTCCTCATCCGTACCCCAACCCTGTCCCCCTCTGGGCAGATCACCTGGCAGACACTGCAGCTGCCTGGTGGAGTCTCTCTGCAGGGTGGCCTGGGGACGGCCGTTCCACAGCAGCTGACACTGGCCCCGGTGGCCAGTGGGACGACAGTGGGGAGTGGAGGGCTGGTCTCCCTAAGTGGAGCTCCCCTGACGCTGAGCGCAGCCCAGATCAACCCGGGTTCTGGGGTACAGACGGTCAGCATCGCAGGGCTGGGTAGCGCTGGGGTTCAGTTGCAGGGTGTTCCCCTCACCATTACTGGTCTACAGG GTCAACCACAGGGTCAGGATGGGGTCAAAGTTCAGTCGTCTCCAATGACGGTCACTGTGGGCAGCGTGGCATCAGGCACATCGATGAGTCCAGACCAGCTGGGCTCCGTACAAAGTTCTTCAGACCACGAGGGGCCGCCCAGCAAGAGGCTTCGACGTGTCGCCTGCTCTTGTCCAAACTGCAGGGATGGAGAGGCAAG GAACAGCGGGGACCCAACAAAGAAGAAGCAGCACATCTGCCACATGGAGGGCTGTGGAAAGGTGTACGGAAAGACGTCCCACCTGAGGGCCCACCTGCGCTGGCACACAGGCGAGAGGCCGTTCGTCTGTAACTGGATCTTCTGTGGCAAGAGGTTCACCAGGAGCGACGAGCTGCAAAGACACCGGAGAACACACACAG GAGAAAAGCGTTTTGAGTGTCCAGAATGCTCCAAGCGCTTCATGCGCAGCGACCATCTTTCCAAGCACATCAAGACCCACCAGAACAAGAAAGTCGGAGCTGCAGTGGCAATCATCACCACTGATGACGTGGAGGAAGATGCCCCTGAAGGCCTGGACGCTGCCACTCAGATTGTTGCTGTGGCAACCCTCTCACGTGACTCAGACCCCGCTACACCCACCACCTCTAATCacctggaggaagaggaggaggaagtggaggagTTTCAATAA
- the sp4 gene encoding transcription factor Sp4 isoform X1, with protein MSDSKKESSGTEGGKASKKGKSSVSQDSSQPSPLALLAATCSKIGGQGGTEGVQAQVGAQQFQVQAGQIQLQAGQLQGQIVVDTGGGQALVPQQLELVPAQFTGNGWQIITAAPTMAKENTNQPVAVTVATTLANDSATGGRKVKSVGGANSVAASQQQQQFQIIQVQNLPNAGGGVQYQVIPHLQTSDGQQIHISPAQTASIGALQEQVQFIQTQSPGHTQAILQPANQQAILTSTANQTVPLQIRPAQSFPLQLQTLQGSQTPVMTTVPINLGGMTLALPVINNVGGGGAVQLIQSADGTFSVANGNQLVTTAVSGTAPATASTGSTVVAEGDSVSDVTQVVSAGSEGGPADTQVPSSEADSQSQNQANGLQNQTDTAGIQQVIVGQVGHQFVQQIQLQPQSQGQAQGQQQPQHIQTLQLAPGQTLQPIQAFQNPAQVLIRTPTLSPSGQITWQTLQLPGGVSLQGGLGTAVPQQLTLAPVASGTTVGSGGLVSLSGAPLTLSAAQINPGSGVQTVSIAGLGSAGVQLQGVPLTITGLQGQPQGQDGVKVQSSPMTVTVGSVASGTSMSPDQLGSVQSSSDHEGPPSKRLRRVACSCPNCRDGEARNSGDPTKKKQHICHMEGCGKVYGKTSHLRAHLRWHTGERPFVCNWIFCGKRFTRSDELQRHRRTHTGEKRFECPECSKRFMRSDHLSKHIKTHQNKKVGAAVAIITTDDVEEDAPEGLDAATQIVAVATLSRDSDPATPTTSNHLEEEEEEVEEFQ; from the exons ATGAGTG ACTCGAAGAAGGAATCATCTGGAACTGAAGGAGGGAAAGCATCTAAAAAGGGGAAAAGTTCTGTGTCGCag GATTCCTCACAGCCCTCTCCGTTGGCTCTGCTAGCGGCCACCTGCAGTAAGATCGGAGGGCAGGGAGGAACAGAGGGGGTCCAGGCCCAGGTGGGGGCCCAGCAGTTCCAGGTCCAGGCTGGTCAGATTCAGCTGCAGGCGGGTCAGCTCCAGGGTCAGATAGTGGTGGACACAGGTGGAGGTCAGGCCCTGGTGCCTCAGCAGCTGGAACTGGTCCCAGCTCAGTTCACGGGGAACGGCTGGCAGATCATTACAGCAGCACCTACTATGGCCAAAGAGAACACCAATCAGCCTGTTGCTGTGACGGTGGCCACCACCTTGGCTAATGACAGCGCTACGGGCGGACGCAAG GTAAAGTCAGTAGGTGGGGCAAACAGTGTGGCAGCCAgtcagcaacagcagcagttcCAGATCATCCAGGTTCAGAACCTGCCAAATGCTGGAGGCGGGGTCCAGTATCAGGTCATCCCTCACCTGCAGACTTCAGATGGGCAGCAGATCCATATCAGCCCAGCTCAGACAGCCTCCATTGGGGCTCTACAAGAGCAGGTCCAGTTCATCCAGACCCAGAGTCCAGGCCATACCCAGGCTATCCTCCAGCCAGCCAACCAGCAAGCCATCCTGACAAGTACAGCCAATCAGACGGTCCCGCTACAGATCCGGCCTGCACAGTCTTTCCCACTACAGCTGCAGACTCTGCAGGGCTCCCAGACTCCTGTTATGACCACAGTACCTATAAACCTTGGTGGCATGACCCTGGCTTTGCCTGTGATAAATAATGTTGGAGGGGGCGGGGCTGTGCAGCTTATCCAATCAGCAGATGGCACATTCTCTGTTGCCAATGGCAACCAGCTGGTGACAACAGCAGTGTCTGGGACCGCTCCTGCGACAGCATCAACTGGCTCGACGGTAGTAGCTGAAGGTGACAGCGTGTCTGATGTGACACAAGTGGTTTCTGCTGGATCAGAGGGTGGACCAGCTGACACCCAAGTGCCGAGCAGTGAGGCAGACTCTCAAAGCCAGAACCAGGCCAACGGGCTGCAGAACCAGACAGATACAGCGGGAATTCAGCAGGTGATTGTGGGCCAGGTGGGGCACCAATTTGTGCAGCAGATCCAGCTGCAGCCTCAGAGTCAGGGTCAGGCACAGGGGCAACAGCAACCTCAGCACATTCAGACCCTCCAGCTGGCCCCAGGACAAACCCTGCAGCCCATCCAGGCCTTCCAGAACCCAGCCCAGGTCCTCATCCGTACCCCAACCCTGTCCCCCTCTGGGCAGATCACCTGGCAGACACTGCAGCTGCCTGGTGGAGTCTCTCTGCAGGGTGGCCTGGGGACGGCCGTTCCACAGCAGCTGACACTGGCCCCGGTGGCCAGTGGGACGACAGTGGGGAGTGGAGGGCTGGTCTCCCTAAGTGGAGCTCCCCTGACGCTGAGCGCAGCCCAGATCAACCCGGGTTCTGGGGTACAGACGGTCAGCATCGCAGGGCTGGGTAGCGCTGGGGTTCAGTTGCAGGGTGTTCCCCTCACCATTACTGGTCTACAGG GTCAACCACAGGGTCAGGATGGGGTCAAAGTTCAGTCGTCTCCAATGACGGTCACTGTGGGCAGCGTGGCATCAGGCACATCGATGAGTCCAGACCAGCTGGGCTCCGTACAAAGTTCTTCAGACCACGAGGGGCCGCCCAGCAAGAGGCTTCGACGTGTCGCCTGCTCTTGTCCAAACTGCAGGGATGGAGAGGCAAG GAACAGCGGGGACCCAACAAAGAAGAAGCAGCACATCTGCCACATGGAGGGCTGTGGAAAGGTGTACGGAAAGACGTCCCACCTGAGGGCCCACCTGCGCTGGCACACAGGCGAGAGGCCGTTCGTCTGTAACTGGATCTTCTGTGGCAAGAGGTTCACCAGGAGCGACGAGCTGCAAAGACACCGGAGAACACACACAG GAGAAAAGCGTTTTGAGTGTCCAGAATGCTCCAAGCGCTTCATGCGCAGCGACCATCTTTCCAAGCACATCAAGACCCACCAGAACAAGAAAGTCGGAGCTGCAGTGGCAATCATCACCACTGATGACGTGGAGGAAGATGCCCCTGAAGGCCTGGACGCTGCCACTCAGATTGTTGCTGTGGCAACCCTCTCACGTGACTCAGACCCCGCTACACCCACCACCTCTAATCacctggaggaagaggaggaggaagtggaggagTTTCAATAA
- the cdca7b gene encoding cell division cycle-associated 7-like protein — MTLTSKALCFKSKFITAELARLFSQSDSEEEFEGFSEEEEEEDRRSLNKRLKTKMVDSEDSDVDTGFYSDGEDAAPQKRKSLLVALRFPVKRLSTPKQKLQEKNVKKPVKETPPSQRVSERQRMKQQQQQQEEEEEEEEEEEEDKEEVQSHSLRKRDKNIQENKAMLAKLFADLSTIADLTPPTTPQKKKRGPEKATPRKRKFEPEMGSERRNPSRKARPPENFAVEEKSEPVTHRSPRTVDIRRLVEVDKEVGGKKKRRKSHSSRKSQYDVRSVDEITKEDLDNVAYRNKDKIWDKENGSSCHQCRQKTLDTKTVCRSGFCVGAKGQFCGPCLKNRYGEDVRDVLLDPTWLCPICRDMCNCSLCRKKEGRCATGCLVGLARYNGHDNVHEYLESIQKDLQ, encoded by the exons GCTCTGTGTTTCAAGTCCAAGTTTATCACTGCTGAGCTGGCTCGTCTGTTCAGCCAGTCGGACAGTGAGGAGGAGTTTGAAGGTTTCAgcgaagaggaggaagaagaggacagACGATCTTTGAACAAACGGCTAAAGACCAAG ATGGTGGATTCAGAGGACAGCGACGTGGACACAGGCTTCTACTCTGATGGCGAGGATGCCGCTCCACAAAAGAGGAAGAGTCTTTTAGTTGccctgag GTTTCCCGTCAAAAGACTGTCTACCCCCAAACAGAAACTgcaagagaaaaatgtcaaaaagccaGTCAAAGAAACTCCTCCTTCGCAAAGAGTCAGTGAAAGGCAGAGGAtgaagcagcaacagcagcaacaagaggaggaggaggaagaagaagaggaggaggaggaagacaaaGAGGAAGTCCAGAGTCATAGCCTACGGAAACGCGACAAGAACATCCAGGAAAACAAGGCCATG CTGGCTAAGCTGTTCGCTGATCTGAGCACCATAGCTGACCTCACTCCGCCCACCACCCCTCAA AAGAAAAAGCGTGGGCCAGAGAAAGCGACGCCACGGAAACGCAAGTTTGAACCAGAGATGGGGTCAGAAAGGAGGAACCCGTCACGTAAGGCTCGTCCTCCTGAGAACTTTGCAGTGGAGGAAAAGAGCGAGCCAGTAACCCACAGAAGCCCCAGGACTGTAGACATCAGGAGACTGGTAGAG GTGGACAAAGAAGtcggggggaaaaagaaaaggaggaagagcCACAGCTCCAGGAAGAGCCAGTATGACGTGAGGTCAGTTGACGAGATCACCAAAGAAGACCTGGACAACGTAGCATACCGCAACAAAGACAAGATCTGGGACAAGGAGAAC GGCAGCTCATGTCACCAGTGCAGACAGAAGACTCTAGACACCAAGACAGTGTGTCGCAGTGGTTTCTGTGTAGGGGCCAAAGGTCAGTTCTGTGGGCCGTGCCTAAAGAACCGCTACGGAGAGGACGTACGCGACGTGCTGCTCGACCCG ACGTGGTTGTGTCCCATCTGCAGAGACATGTGTAACTGCAGTCTGTGTCGTAAGAAGGAAGGCCGCTGTGCGACCGGCTGCCTGGTGGGATTGGCCCGGTACAACGGCCACGACAATGTCCACGAGTATCTGGAGAG CATTCAAAAGGATCTGCAGTAA